The Amphiura filiformis chromosome 12, Afil_fr2py, whole genome shotgun sequence genome includes a region encoding these proteins:
- the LOC140165295 gene encoding stAR-related lipid transfer protein 5-like isoform X2, whose protein sequence is MATKEELKPQRSTNEQRAKLKAEAIAVNRRAYQLYQDDDWNHYQTHKDVTLSYKESPENSGEIIRIDMTVDAPVDVAISALLPLHIRAVWDPDVKEYVIEELDENIQVMHTTYVTRGFVAKLISPRDFCRLEYVKKHNDDLSSMTYTSVDHPGCKQLKGFVRGVMYTSGFFCQRNLEDRSKTDVVFIYHLDPKVPIIPYRLLRFTIFRRGFQMADQMKAAILERNEKTLSSN, encoded by the exons ATGGCAACAAAG GAAGAGTTGAAACCACAGAGAAGCACAAACGAACAACGAGCTAAACTTAAAGCAGAAGCAATTGCCGTAAATAGGCGTGCATATCAACTATATCAAGACGACGACTGGAATCATTATCAAACTCACAag GATGTTACACTTTCTTATAAGGAGTCACCAGAAAACAGCGGGGAAAT CATTCGAATAGATATGACCGTGGACGCTCCTGTCGATGTAGCCATATCTGCCCTGCTTCCATTGCATATAAGAGCTGTTTGGGATCCTGATGTGAAAGAATACGTAATTGAAGAACTAGACGAG AATATACAAGTAATGCATACAACTTACGTAACCAGGGGGTTTGTTGCCAAATTAATTTCACCCCGTGATTTCTGTCGACTTGAGTACGTCAAGAAGCATAACGATGACTTATCCAGCATGACGTATACCAGCGTTGATCATCCAGGATGCAAACAGTTGAAGGGATTTGTACGAGGAGTTATGTATACATCCGGGTTTTTTTGCCAGCGAAATTTAGA AGATAGAAGCAAAACTGACGTAGTCTTCATTTACCACCTTGACCCTAAGGTGCCGATAATCCCTTATCGATTGTTACGTTTTACAATTTTTCGACGAGGATTTCAAATGGCGGATCAAATGAAAGCAGCAATTCTAGAACGAAATGAAAAAACTCTTAgttcaaattaa
- the LOC140165295 gene encoding stAR-related lipid transfer protein 5-like isoform X1: MGENKEAGMIARITGFMRTQDDAQEELKPQRSTNEQRAKLKAEAIAVNRRAYQLYQDDDWNHYQTHKDVTLSYKESPENSGEIIRIDMTVDAPVDVAISALLPLHIRAVWDPDVKEYVIEELDENIQVMHTTYVTRGFVAKLISPRDFCRLEYVKKHNDDLSSMTYTSVDHPGCKQLKGFVRGVMYTSGFFCQRNLEDRSKTDVVFIYHLDPKVPIIPYRLLRFTIFRRGFQMADQMKAAILERNEKTLSSN; encoded by the exons GAAGAGTTGAAACCACAGAGAAGCACAAACGAACAACGAGCTAAACTTAAAGCAGAAGCAATTGCCGTAAATAGGCGTGCATATCAACTATATCAAGACGACGACTGGAATCATTATCAAACTCACAag GATGTTACACTTTCTTATAAGGAGTCACCAGAAAACAGCGGGGAAAT CATTCGAATAGATATGACCGTGGACGCTCCTGTCGATGTAGCCATATCTGCCCTGCTTCCATTGCATATAAGAGCTGTTTGGGATCCTGATGTGAAAGAATACGTAATTGAAGAACTAGACGAG AATATACAAGTAATGCATACAACTTACGTAACCAGGGGGTTTGTTGCCAAATTAATTTCACCCCGTGATTTCTGTCGACTTGAGTACGTCAAGAAGCATAACGATGACTTATCCAGCATGACGTATACCAGCGTTGATCATCCAGGATGCAAACAGTTGAAGGGATTTGTACGAGGAGTTATGTATACATCCGGGTTTTTTTGCCAGCGAAATTTAGA AGATAGAAGCAAAACTGACGTAGTCTTCATTTACCACCTTGACCCTAAGGTGCCGATAATCCCTTATCGATTGTTACGTTTTACAATTTTTCGACGAGGATTTCAAATGGCGGATCAAATGAAAGCAGCAATTCTAGAACGAAATGAAAAAACTCTTAgttcaaattaa